A genomic stretch from Coffea arabica cultivar ET-39 chromosome 10c, Coffea Arabica ET-39 HiFi, whole genome shotgun sequence includes:
- the LOC140015938 gene encoding uncharacterized protein, with translation MSHGWWWGILTPLLVRKRRGGLPFRVDEGVELSSFMSTAGVFDAGFSGSCFTWCNNRGGHARIWKRLDKLLCSPTTALRGVNFEVRHLGREPSDHAPLLLSALTRLDNKPRPFCFLNVWTLKVELLDVIRVSWASACHGRPLQQLAAKLRLTKHAIQQWSREHFGNIFDAVKQAEEAVMAAEAALDSDLSQQQWLALQEARAVLKNSLVKEEAYWRQKARIKWLQDGDKNSRFFHAVVAENMLNRLYIGFGVERGSG, from the coding sequence ATGAGCCATGGTTGGTGGTGGGGGATTTTAACACCATTATTAGTGCGGAAGAGAAGGGGTGGGTTGCCTTTTCGGGTGGATGAAGGTGTGGAACTGAGTTCTTTTATGTCCACGGCTGGGGTGTTTGATGCAGGATTTTCAGGGTCATGCTTCACATGGTGTAACAATAGGGGTGGTCATGCACGAATTTGGAAGCGGCTAGATAAACTGCTGTGTAGCCCGACTACGGCTCTGAGGGGGGTGAATTTTGAAGTTCGGCATCTAGGCAGAGAACCTTCCGATCATGCCCCCCTCTTGTTGTCAGCTCTGACTAGACTTGACAACAAGCCGAGAcctttttgtttcttaaatGTTTGGACTCTGAAAGTAGAGTTGTTAGATGTCATTCGGGTGAGTTGGGCAAGCGCTTGCCATGGACGCCCATTGCAGCAGTTGGCGGCTAAATTACGGCTCACTAAACATGCAATCCAACAGTGGTCGCGGGAGCATTTTGGCAATATATTTGATGCAGTGAAGCAGGCTGAAGAGGCAGTAATGGCGGCGGAGGCTGCACTTGATAGTGACCTATCACAACAACAATGGTTAGCACTCCAGGAGGCAAGGGCGGTTTTGAAGAATTCTTTGGTCAAGGAGGAAGCATATTGGAGGCAGAAAGCAAGAATCAAGTGGCTGCAGGACGGAGATAAGAACTCAAGGTTCTTTCATGCGGTGGTGGCGGAGAACATGCTAAATCGGTTATACATCGGGTTCGGAGTAGAACGGGGGAGTGGTTGA